From the genome of Sphingobacterium kitahiroshimense, one region includes:
- a CDS encoding dicarboxylate/amino acid:cation symporter: MTYTTNIFLQNYGSIILLIVGILAGSILGIYLPTIVPYIKPIGDIFLNLLFVAVIPLVFFAISSSVANIEGTNQLGKIIGAMTGVFLMGVLISACATIAVLYFFPLDAPMVPTGSELLDNNPDDTWSDKMVRFLTVSEFGKLLSRENMLALVIFSFLVGIATRKSSAVAQPFLSFLNAGNEVMKNLLILIMKISPIGLGAYFAYQVSSLGPQLFGFYAKPLGLYYLFGTCYFFVGFTVFAFIANGKYGITSYWKNNIVPTLTALGSCSSLATMPANLLAAKKIGVPDTIANVVIPLGTTLHKQGSSISSIFKIYVAFLLIGKDFFDPMTLVMSLGITVLVSVVAGGIPNGGYIGEMLMISVLDLPIEAVPAVMIIGTLVDPLATILNSTGDTVASMLVTKFTGNKYQVVTAEVLKS, translated from the coding sequence ATGACATACACAACCAATATATTTCTCCAAAATTATGGAAGCATCATCCTACTTATTGTAGGTATCCTTGCAGGGAGTATCTTAGGAATATATTTACCTACTATAGTTCCATATATCAAGCCTATAGGTGATATTTTCCTGAACTTGTTATTTGTTGCTGTCATTCCTCTAGTTTTTTTTGCTATCTCATCATCTGTAGCTAATATTGAAGGAACAAACCAACTCGGCAAGATCATCGGGGCAATGACCGGTGTTTTTTTAATGGGTGTACTCATCTCTGCCTGTGCTACGATTGCCGTCCTTTATTTCTTTCCTCTTGACGCTCCCATGGTACCAACTGGCTCAGAACTTCTGGACAATAATCCTGATGACACATGGAGTGATAAGATGGTTCGCTTTTTAACCGTTTCAGAGTTTGGTAAACTACTATCACGAGAGAATATGCTTGCTCTTGTAATTTTCTCATTTTTAGTGGGTATCGCTACGCGAAAATCAAGTGCTGTTGCACAGCCATTCCTATCTTTCTTAAATGCTGGAAATGAAGTGATGAAAAATCTGTTGATTTTGATCATGAAAATTTCACCGATCGGTTTAGGTGCTTATTTTGCTTATCAAGTCAGTAGTTTAGGACCACAACTTTTTGGTTTCTATGCCAAACCTTTAGGGCTTTATTATTTATTTGGAACCTGTTATTTTTTTGTGGGTTTCACTGTCTTTGCATTTATTGCGAATGGCAAATATGGAATTACCTCTTATTGGAAAAATAATATTGTTCCCACGCTGACTGCATTAGGTTCTTGCAGTAGTTTGGCAACAATGCCTGCTAACTTACTGGCTGCAAAAAAAATTGGAGTTCCAGATACAATCGCTAATGTGGTCATTCCTTTGGGAACAACGCTACATAAACAAGGATCCAGTATATCTTCTATTTTTAAAATATACGTTGCATTTTTGTTAATAGGAAAAGATTTTTTTGATCCGATGACGCTCGTTATGTCACTCGGAATTACTGTTCTAGTTAGTGTGGTAGCAGGAGGAATTCCTAATGGTGGATATATTGGAGAAATGTTAATGATCTCTGTTTTAGATCTTCCAATCGAAGCCGTCCCTGCTGTAATGATTATCGGAACGCTCGTTGATCCATTAGCGACCATATTAAATTCTACCGGAGACACTGTAGCAAGTATGCTCGTGACAAAATTTACCGGAAATAAATATCAGGTTGTTACAGCGGAGGTTTTAAAATCGTAA
- a CDS encoding RNA polymerase sigma factor: MTDSQLIDSLKGDDQTGFVIIYHRFYKQLFFFILKYIKEADVAEEIVADVFVKVWDRRMDFPTMENLRAFIYISAKNASLNTIRAKRSKGIHESLSDYEDLLVDDKDAFSNLIHAELVHAIFTEVEKLPEKQKEVFNLTFLEDKTVEEIAEELAMSPAAVYTNRSRAINTIRHLLKAKNTLALFAFLSFVGQK, from the coding sequence ATGACAGATTCACAATTGATAGACAGTTTGAAAGGAGACGATCAAACGGGATTTGTTATCATCTATCATCGATTTTATAAGCAATTATTCTTTTTTATACTGAAGTATATCAAAGAAGCAGATGTTGCGGAAGAGATCGTAGCTGACGTATTTGTTAAGGTGTGGGATCGTCGGATGGATTTTCCCACTATGGAAAACCTACGGGCGTTTATTTATATTTCAGCTAAAAATGCAAGTCTTAACACGATTCGGGCAAAACGTTCCAAAGGTATTCATGAATCTTTATCAGACTATGAAGATCTTTTAGTTGATGACAAGGATGCCTTTTCGAATTTGATACATGCCGAACTTGTTCATGCTATTTTTACAGAAGTAGAAAAATTACCTGAAAAACAAAAAGAAGTTTTTAATTTAACCTTCCTAGAAGATAAGACCGTTGAGGAAATTGCAGAAGAACTGGCAATGAGTCCTGCCGCCGTATACACTAACCGTTCTCGTGCAATTAACACAATTAGACACCTGTTAAAGGCAAAAAATACATTAGCACTTTTTGCTTTTTTATCCTTTGTTGGTCAAAAGTAA